The following is a genomic window from Triplophysa rosa linkage group LG11, Trosa_1v2, whole genome shotgun sequence.
TTGAAGCAGCATTTATTGTAACAGAAAGCTctgttaaaaaatgtgtaagATATTTAAAGCTAAAGaaattttcaaatattaaaacaagTTGAGAAACGGGATGCattgtttttctgtctgttttaaatgaatgtttgatggcaaacaaaaataaaatggattatAACTGACGTTGGCTGCGTTTTCCAAAAGCATTATAAACAAAATGGTAGCAGTTACCAGATGATTTCTACAATCAATGTACAATGCTTTTGGTGAATACAGATATCTTTAATACCGACTAAGGAATTAAAATCATTAATTTAGATTTTCTAGACTTTTAAAGCCAATGAATTGAATTAAACAATATGCTGATATACTGTATCTATCTGGCAGTCAGCTTTGTCTCAATAGAAAAAGAAAGACATAAATATGTTTAGgggttttacatttttgtgtaagACATTAAAATAGCATGTTAATCTTCCCTTACAGTATGCATGGCACATTGATGATAACAGACAGTAACTTACCATGGGCATTTGTTAATGTATTcattaacaaaaatacaatatattcattattacatttaatttttaataaaaaaataaacacaaaaagaaaaccagttcttcaacatgttttatcatttacatcGTGCTGTCACTAGCAACTTACAAATGCTATTCAGATCAGCATTGTAAAACGATTTAAACAAAACCTCGAAAGAAACGTCCCTTACGTAACTCCTTTCCACACGTAATTTACCGACGCGCGTCTCCTCTGACGCGGAGCGAAAACAGGCGGGATATGACGCACTCCCGAACCCCCACAATTCCCCGCGCACATCCGCTTTCCCTTCCTTGAGAGTTAAGATGGCGGACCGGCGGCGACGGAGACGGCGCGTCTCACAGGACAGCGAGGAGGAGGATGAGTCTGCCTCGGGATCCGAGAGCGGGAGATCCTCTTCGGCCGGTAGGAAGGCTCGCGGAAGAGATCCCGAGCCGGTGGAAGCGCCAGTGGAGCGCGTCGTCCCCAAAAGCGACTGTGTGTcggagtgtgtgagtgtgtgactATAAATCTGCTTTTATAATCTGGGCCAATCTGAGTGTGTGCGGTAAACAGTGTCCGTAAATGATCGTTTGCTACTTTTTAAAGCGACTCCGGACGTGAGCCAAACGTAGAAGTGTGATTAAATCTTAGTGTCGGCATCGTGCACGCAAGACAAATattgaaatatgcaaaatgaCAATAACTGCGCATTATAGACGCCTTTTTCTTTCTGTTATACAGACCCACGTGGATATGTGACGTTGTCGTTGAATATATGTTTTAGATTTTTGACCTTAAGATTTCTTGCCTCCATCATTTAACTCCGTGGTTTTCCATCCTGGTCCTGGAGGCACCCCCAGCTCTGCGTGTTTTGTCTCTCTTGTTTACCCAACACAAAATGCTTAAAATTAAGTTTTTGTGGTAGCGCCTGATCAGTACGTTGCTTTGATCTGTCATATTCTGCAATGTCAGGAGAACAGAAATTATATTGACTTCTGTATACATTTGTCTGTTGTTTTGAGTCTTGTATTTGTCTTGTAAACGCCCTTAAATTATTTAAGAGTTGTTTCTGGAGCATGTTCGTAACGTATGGATACATGCATTTGATTCTGATTTCGTTCTCTTTAGGAAAGTGAAGACGGCGTAGGCGAAGGTGAGTACCTTTCGACATTGGCAATACATTTATTCTCCATCGAAATAAGATGAGCTGTCACTCTTGCTGCATTCGGTTCGTAGCTGGATGTTATTCTTGGTAATGGGAACAGACTTGCATTAAAGGCTGATTTGTGTGGCTCTTTCCTCAGCTGTGCTATCAGACTATGACAGTGCTGATCTGGAGGAGAATGGATCACACACTGAGGTAAGTCTCTATGGCGACACGGTTTAAGGGCTTTGTTGGGAAATCAATCCGTTCTGAGAATAAAAATGCTTTGGTGAATCCGTGCAGGTCTAGACTGGGCTGTCTGTCTCCTTAATAGTGATCAAAGGAGATACATTTATCAATGACCAGCAGCTGATGGGAACTGTGCTTGGCTTAAAGAGATGCTGTGATTTAATGTTGGACGTAGTTTGGAGGTTGAATTGTCAGAAATGCTCAGGTTGTGATTTTGCACGAATCTCTTGTGGAATTATGAGTACTGCCAATGCATCGCCCCATGCTGTTAGTGCATCTGTGGTCCTCGTCTAATTTTAGTAGACGCATGACACACCATTGAGACATTTGCTTCTTATGTAAGTAGCAGTTTGATGATTACAAGGCACATTGTTGGGTAATTAGGACGTATTGGAGAATATGGCTGTTTTGTAGCCTCCGGGTAGCAGAATGGAATTGAATGCTGCTGTACTTCTCAGCTCACCAGGTTTATTCGGTGCAGTCCAGCCTGCTGATGTTCCACTTTGTTCGGTGTCCTAGCAACCCTTTCTACAGCATCCCTACGTGAAGCTGGATTTAATTTACGCCAGACAAGCACAGAATGCTGTTTCCAAAAGAGTTTTTCAGACAGTCTGTAAATTACATTGCGTGTCAGGGCTGGGCGGCATCTGTTGTTCGActgtaaaaatgtcaattttgcaGTAGTTTATACTCCAGTAGCTATATATCCACACAGCTATCGGCGTCCTGAGCTGCTTGTTTGCAGTGAAGTGAGTTAAAATATACGTTCTGTCTCCAGCAAATTCTAAATGGAGATGAAGTATCATTTATTTGTTGTGCGTTTCATTGGCTTGTACACAAATAGGTTATTAGTATTAGCTATAGATTATTACATCTAACTGGTCTCATGAGAGAAGCTTTTTTTTAAGGTTCTTCTTAATTCGTCTGTTCTGCTTCAAATGTATTGATTTGTTCCCTAAATGGATATTTCACCAAGAAATGGAAATACTGCCGCCATTTACtccatgttgttccaaacctgtatgactttcaaaaaatacaaaaatgtctttgatgggttgtgtctgtacaatggaagtcaattggtgCCCATGGTTGgttgtcaacattcttcaaaatatcttctacaggagataaagtcatacaggtttggaatgaaaatgtatgaaatgttttgaaatgtaaattGTGTATTCAATGTGGTTCTCTTACCTCAAGAATGGTATTCGCGAGCCGTGTTCACAGCTCTCTTTTGACTGGAATCCCCTTCCAGGGAGGCGAAGATGAGGAGGAAGGCGAGCATTTTAGTGAAGAAGAGGCCTCACGACCTGCCGCAGAACCGAAACCTGCTGCAGACCCCCCTGCGGAAGAAGAGCTGGAGGTCGAAGAGAAAGATGAAGGGGTGAAAGAAGTTAAAGCGGAGAAGGAAAATCTGTCCGGAGAGAGGCAGAGTGGTGACGGACAGGTATGAGAGGCtctaaaatgaatgaattctTCTGCacattacatattttttcataGTCAATTTCTGGCAGCATACTGGTCTTATTTGTGTGTAGATGAACATTTCTTGGCACGGAACAAGTCATTAAAACAGTCCATTGACAGATTTAAAGCCACCTGGCTAAAATTCCACAGCTTGGACTGAGGCGCTGCTAAATCACACTGTCATTGGTGTTCCTAATTGTAAATCCTTTTTAGGCTGAAACTAAGCTTGAGACCGGCCCTAAATGTTTACAGGAAAGCACAGAGGACCCTGAGAATAAATCGGACAGTAAAGGCAGTCAGAAGCTGGACGACGATGAAGACCGGAAGAATCCAGCGTACATCCCCCGAAGAGGGCTCTTTTTCGAGCATGATGTCAGAGGTCAGACTCAAGAAGAAGAGAGGTGAGGGTTTTTTTTAGTTGACATTCATATCTTTGCCGATAATGTGCACTAGATTATTTTTCACTTTAAGATTCTCTTTAAAACATCCTTGGTGTGAAAGTGTGGATATTAATAAGAATTCTCACCTCGATTGTTTTCATCTCTCATCAGACCTAAAGGGAGACACAGGAAGTTGTGGAAGGACGAGGGTCGTTGGGTACACGATAGGTTCCGTGAAGAGGAGCAGGTGCCAAAGTCCCGCGAAGAGCTTGTCGCTTTTTACGGTTATGACATACGCAATGGCACAGGACCAAGTGACGGACGGTCGTACCGTTCTCGAAAACCCAGGTAAGATGCTAATCTTTCTTAGCATCTGTTTTTTATGCTTTAGTGGTATTGGTACAATGTGACACATTGATTCAAATTCAATACTGTTTATTATGCGGAGCAATTTAGCTGTCATTAAATTGAATGATCTTGAGTTAAACTATAATCGCTCTATAGCCAGCTAAAATTGCTTTActaataatgtttttcttttattgcagaCATGGTTCACCCAATCGAGAGCCTAGGCGCCAACGTGATGGCGAAAAGTTTGTTCGTACTACCTGGCAGGGCCCCCCTCCTGGTCACCGCAATCCCCCTCAGTCTGTTACTCTACAATCAGGCCCACCCACTGCTCCCCCTGCAGGACCCAAACCCACCGGACGAACCTCAGCTCAGCCTCCCCACCGTAGTTTCCATAACAGTCGAGGCCCAACAGCCTCGCACAGGACAGAAGGCAGAGGGTACCCGAAGCCCAGCCTTGACGGCCCGCCACCTCGTGGTTCGCGGTCTCAGCCAGCGGAGGTCGAGAGGGGTCCAAGGCTCAAGGGCCGTGGCTCTCACTCCGGCCGTGCTGACCGTAGCCCAGCACTGCTGGTGGAGGACATCCACAGCGAGGAAGAGGAGGGTGAAATTCCACTGGCGACGACTACATACACTGCTCATCACTACAAGACTGAAAGAGATAGGGTTCCATCGCCACGGAAACAGGACCCAGGTCTTGTGGCAGAAGGGCAAATGCGAGAATCATCTCCACCTCAAGAGAGAACGGTGGAAAAGAAATCGTACTCGCTGGTGCGGAGGGCGACGAGAACGCGGCCATCTGACCTCGGTAAGCAGGCGTCATTAGATGATTCTTCATCTACTGTACAGCAAGCGGCAACGGCGGCAAAGGGTGAGTCATGGCAAGAGCAGAGCGATGCAGGAACGCAAGGTGGACTGTCGGGGCTTGATCAGGACCTGGCCCGCCTCAGCCTGGCGGGGCAGAACTGGGCCCAGAGCCCGCCTTCCTACCTACAGGCTGAGATGAGGGGTAATTCTTTCACTACTTGTTTTTACTTGACATTTTAATCCGGTAAACTATATTGTAGATTTTATGGAGGGCGGTTTTGCATTTCGAGCCGTTTTGTCTGTTGCAGGTATCCGTAGTTCAATGCACATGGGTGGAGGCCCTCCTCAGTATGGAAACATGGAGGATATGGTGAGTGAATTACCTACAAAAACtcattcacaaaaacaaaacttgcaTGCTTGATATTTGTGGCATTCTTATTTGTGGTCCAATTTCCATAGTCAATGTAAACATaagtacaacattttttttaattagggTGTCGGTAGTGGTCGGGCAAAGCGGTATTCATCACAGCGCCAGAGGCCAGTTCCTGAACCTGCGCCCATGCACATAGGAGTCATGGAGGGCCATTATTACGAACCCAGTGAGTGCAGTTTTCCTTTTGGCCCATAGGGGCCACTGTGCTTTCCTCAACATATATTCTGtaacaaaaatattgaaaacgTGGGTATTTTAGAAACAGTACATGGAATGTTTGGTAACAACCTCTGTCATTTCTTTGCAGTGTCTTTCCAGGGACCAATCTATACACACGGGGAGAGCCCAGGAGCCCTTCCTCCTCAAGGCATGCTCGTTCAGCCTGACATGCACCTTCCACACCCCACTCACCCTGGACACCCAGGTAAAAAAAAGACATCTGCTCATTTCCTTTTGTCTGTTTTACATCCAATTCAGCATTATTCCTTGATCTTACCTGTGGAGATTTCTCATTGTATGTAGTGATGTTACTGAATGTCGGctggttttaaaggggtcatatggtgcgaatacgtgtttttccgtgtctttggtgtgttataagttgcccatgcatgtattagacatgtaaaattgcaaaagtgtcggaacaaaaggtgcattctatctaaaagcgaatgctcacccagacctgcctgaaacgcctcgtgtaaccacacccccacaaatctacgtcagtttgtggtatgagtttactaagaccgcccaaatatatacgcaagtaagatgggcgaacctgtcagtacaattgcgttggaacctaatgttccaaatatgtaagagacgttacattcccgtcacacgcttgcagtattcgaccaatcactacgcactggttaactggccaatcatagcacacctggcttttcagagcgatgagctttgtaaaaaatctgcgcgtttcagagaggcggggcaaacaTGCATGATATGTAGAAACAATTAATTAAATCATgtataaacattgcattacatctaaaacaaacaataatattagtttcagcctgtcatatcacccctttaaaccttttgaatattttggggtGCAGTGTATAACCACTACTTTATGTATTTCAGGCTTACATCCGCACCAATCTGGTGGGCCGATGCCCAATCCTGCTCTTTATGCAGCCCCACCCGTTTCTATGTCACCTGGGCAACCCCCTCCACAGCAGCTGCTACCCCCACCCTTCTATCCCCCTCCAGGTGTCATGACCTTTGGGAACACCAATTACCCGTACCCTGCTGGAGCTACGCTACCTCCAATGTACCCCAACCCCCAGGTGAGCCTTTTTCATTCAAGATTTTTGCATCATATGAAGCCTTCCGAGTATTGCTGTAGCTTATTACACATCTTTCACTGGTGCTCTGACAGTTCACACTGTAAAAAGCACCAGACGTTTGGTTGTGTAATAAAATCTTACCGTTCCATGTGCTCTGCAGGCACAGGTGCAGGTGTACGGCGGGGTGACGTACTACGACACGGTTCAGCAGCAAGCTCAGCCCAAACGCTCCCCACCCCGGCGGTCTTCTCATCCTGTTACTGTCAGACCTCCACCTCCCGAGGTAGCGGCCACACCATTTGAACACACTTCCTAACAATCACTGTGCTGAAATGGTTCTCATGTCtactgaaaaatatttttttttacagtttctaCAGTTTTAAATCAAGGGTTTGACTCTCTCTTCCACCAGGACCGTAACAGAAAGCCAGCTGAGGAGATCCATTCCTAgcttacagaaaacaagaaggCTGTGTGTCAGGACCATTTTTGTATAAATTGAATTCGCTATTTAGGTTttgagtttcttttttttaaatgtgtgtattcTGTAAAGCCTTGCTTGAGTTCACTCTCTTCATCCACGGTCCTGGTTGTTCCTATGTTGTATTTTTCCCCAACCAGTAAAGTGTTTTCTCTGGGAGTGAAATAAGCAGGCAGACGTTTTTCCTTTACAAAATAAATTTCGTATCCCTGATGTCTCTTGTCAGACTGATTGAAATTGTACAAAACTGCTGGACTTTGAAATGCCTTCATCCTAGACCACAAGCAGTTTAGATGTCTATCTCGGTTTCGGATTCGTTTGCTCCGTTGTGCAAACAaacatgcttttattcaaaaggAGGAAAGTACTGCTGAGATTTCGACTGTTGGGTTTTTGCCCTGAATCTTGCATTTTACATCTGAAGCCTATGAATTCTGTCTAAATCAGTTTCATGCTTGGAACGGAATAATGCGTTTGCAAATGCGAGATTTTCTTTTCCAAAGTTCAATCATTAAGTTTAAACATTTCACACCTTTGTCAAGTTTAGGGGTGCTGTACCATTCTGACTGCTTGACCCATCGTGATCGGTGCTAGGCCCCACGTAGGAGGCCGAAACCTTCAACCTTCTTCCTCTTTCTGTCCAGTTGGCCCTTGTGTCCTTGACATTGTACTGTGTTGAATTCAATACTGTAAATCTATCAAATCCAACCGATAACCTGTCAGATACTGACCTACTTGACAGTGTAACAGCTCGTTAGCTTTCTATTGTAAGTGTACatattaaagtatattaaagCCAGTTGTTTAAGGAGTAATACTGAACTAAAATACTAAACTACTAAGAAATACTGCCAGTATATAAACAAAGCCAGCAGGGAAACAGCTTAGGCCTCCATTATTTTTGTTTCCTCTTCGATTTAAAGAGTCATGATGGTTGTATTCTTTCAGGCACGCATGATTTTATAGATCTGTTTCTCTGTGATGGCGACTTTGGCTGTGAGCTGTTATACTTTGCCCCACTGTGGGAGTGCAATGGATGCATCTTTTTCAATTGTTCCCTTTATGAttgtaacataaaaaatagcTAACAGTATAACTGAAATGTTGTTCCAAGCGTTGTTTAGACACGGCTCATAAAGATTATTAGATGATGTTGTATTATGTTCTATGCCTTAAAGAATTCATTGGTTTGACAtatctgttttgtttgattAGACCTGAGGACACTGTGAGGGCTTGTACGTTTCCTAGTTGTTTGAATAATATTGAAAGTGTTCATTTTTGCGATTGTTTTGTGGAGCAATGTCAGGAGATAAAAATTAAACCAATTCAATCTAACCTTTTAGTTGTCCTGCGCTGTTTTTGACAGGCAAATGTTTCTCTTTATTCTTTTGCTATTATTGATCCCTGGTGaaaattttaatcattttaatggtAATTATAAGGGGATTGACTTTTATTGGAaactacaggtgctggtcatataaatagaatatcatcaaaaagttgattcatttcactaattccattcaaaaagtgaaacttgtatattatattcattcattacgcacagactgatatatttcaaatgtttatttcttttaatttgatgattataactgacaactaatgaaaatcccaaattcagtatctcagaaaattagaatattacttaagaccaatacaaagaaaggatttttagaaatcttgggcaactgaaaagtatgaacatgaaaagtatgagcatgtacagcactcaatacttagttggggctccttttgcctgaattactgcagaaATGAGGCATGGCATGGAGtagatcagtctgtggcactgctcaggtgttatgagagcccaggttgctctgatagtggccttcagctcttctgcattgttgggtctggcatatcgcatcttcctcttcacaataccccatagattttctatggggttaaggtcagttgagtttgctggccaattaagaacagggataccatggtccttaaaccaggtactggtagctttggcactgtgtgcaggtgccaagtcctgttggaaaatgaaatctgcatctccataaagttggtcagcagcaggaagcatcaaaagcgtctcgcctgggctaaagacaaaaaggactggactgctgctgagtggtccaaagttatgttctctgatgaaagtaaattttgcatttcctttggaaatcagggtcccagagtctggaggaagagaggagaggcacagaatccacgttgcttgaggtccagtgtaaagtttccacagtcagtgatggtttggggtgccatgtcatctgctggtgttggtccactgtgttttctgaggtccaaggtcaacgcagccgtataccaggaagttttagagcacttcatgcttcctgctgctgaccaactttatggagatgcagatttcattttccaacaggacttggcacctgcacacagtgccaaagctaccagtacctggtttaaggaccatggtatccctgttcttaattggccagcaaactcgcctgaccttaaccccatagaaaatctatggggtattgtgaagaggaagatgcgatatgccagacccaacaatgcagaagagctgaaggccactatcagagcaacctgggctctcataacacctgagcagtgccacagactgatcgactccatgccacgccgcattgctgcagtaattcaggcaaaaggagccccaactaagtattgagtgctgtacatgctcatacttttcatgttcatacttttcagttggccaagatttctaaaaatcctttctttgtattggtcttaagtaatattctaattttctgagatactgaatttgggattttcattagttgtcagttataatcatcaaattaaaagaaataaacatttgaaatatatcagtctgtgtgtaatgaatgaatataatatacaagtttcactttttgaatggaattagtgaaataaatcaactttttgatgatattctaattatatgaccagcacctgtatactgGTCTCTGCAGGActctactggtaatgtgttggggTCCGTTGGTGGCATTTATCTAGTGGGCGGAAAACAACAAAAGCTTTATTAAATCCCAACATAACATACTATTTCTAATGGGTGAATggcttacgaaaattaaccatggctTTTTTTTGtagtacaagtgtagtaaccatcgttaactatggtttttacaaaaaacatggttttcaaagccatggttattttttgataaccattgttttactacagtaaccattgttttttaattttaactgtagtaacaCCATGGTAAATTGTCGTAAGGGAAACAGCTGATGGTTCATAATGTTGTTGGATATtagaaataaaggaaaacattGGAATATGAAAAGTACATTACATTAGAAACGAGGTTTAAAGCGGGATGAACATGGAAAGTGTGCCAGGATGCTCGACCCTACCCTAGCCGTTCATACACTTGACTTTGCCAAAAGCGAAGCGCCGTATCAAAACCTGCCAAGAGGCGGCGACGCATGCGGCGGAACGCGCGGGTTCTGCAGTAAAACTAGCAGCGCGCCTCCAAATTACACTGTAGCTCATATAAAGGCCATGGTCAGCCCTGCGACGaagattttaagaaatgttttgcGTCTCTAACAAgcgtatatttttataatttagaGCACTGTTTATAAAGCTCGACTACACCCAGTCATGCGTTATTACATTTACACGAACGCATTTAACAAAAGCTTATATTTGAAGAAATGTCAATCTTTTTTTATCGATATGTGTATTTCCTGGGAAGACAATccaacatcatttgtgccgttAACGAAATGCTCTACTTACTGAGCTACAAGAACAATGTTATTTTCAAGCAAACACGCATAAGGTCAGGTCTCACAGTGGCGTTATCGTCAATGCTTTATTACGTCCAATAGGGGGCGCTAACAACTTTTGAATGCCGCGCGATCAGACTCCACACCAAGCAAATATTTCATGTTGAAAGTGAGCCTATGGTTGGAATTTTCTACAAAACTACAATTTTACTAGAGaactaattgtttattttgcttttaaaagaaTATAGACTTGAGTTGGATCGAAATGTGAAGGGAAAAGCATCCAACAAGAATCTGTCATATGAACCCATGACACGGCTAGCGCCATactctaccagttgagctacaggaaggCCCTACAATTTTCGGTGTCTAAATCTTTTGACCTAAAGATATAGCTTCTCTCAAAATCTAAAAATACTCACAGCTCAAAACAACCCATTTCTTGataaaggcccggtttcacagacaaggcttaaggccagtcccagactaaaatgaatgtgtgacctgtcttcgCTGAATAACTTTCCCAGAAATGTCTTCAAATATATCTGTGCcgttgttttgtttcaagatgcacaccagtaatgttttcttctaaggcatttttataaaagcgacataaatatctcaattcaactaaggcaaagtcctggcttaagctgtgtttgtgaaaccgggccaaagaGTGTTAACCTCATCTATGTTCTCCATTCACACTTGAATGCAGCAGTTCATCTCATCTAAAATATACTGATGGTGAAAACAATAATAAccacatgcatattaataaccttCCTGTCCATACACAAAAATTAATAACCATGCACAGCAGTTAAAATGCAGCTTCTTCGATCATTTTATTGACCTACATGCATGAAAAAAGAGTATATTTTTAACTCaactgtatttatatagcgctttttacaattttcattgttacaaagcagctgtacatattgactataagcaaagcaattaaagttatacctgcaaaaacaagaaaaaggtgaaacacagaagacagacacacctacatacaaaacactccacacacacaatatgcacacgtactaacacacatagatataaacacacacacagacacgcacgtaCAGTGAAAGcgcacatttaagataaaggaaagagaaacacaggtcaaatattaaatggactttaaattcctatatgcaatattaattaagtaaaactttaaaattctaatcctaaagcagccccccggccaggcaaatagtgcaaaacagtatgcaaacggtggcgaggaacccaaaactccaatcgagaaaaaaaacctcaagagatcccaggcccaaccaggggattccagttcccctctggcaaaagctacagcctctgcacaagctcgacagtgcttgcacaagaaggctaaataaaaaataaataaatttactaataaggtaaattatagatttaagattatccttaataatctaatagcatttgaaattttgtagtgaagacgtgtcaagtcgccgcgtccatccagctctatcatctcagctcttgtcaggtcgctgcTTCCCactctccgctctaccatcaggtctgggcatcctgctcgctgttgtaaccttggaacaatgagacaggactggctgagagtagagtactgttccaATGCATGCTAAGCAGAGCACAGCACAGGTTCATGTAAACATTGTTGCAGAAACAGATGAGTGACATAAAGTGTCAAGAGGAAGTCAGGGATTTGTTGTTCGATTTCGACACGAGTTATATGTTAAGTGCCTAAGTGTCAGATAGAGATTTGGGGGTTGTTTATTTGGATATAGGCCAGCAAGCAACAATCCTTATGACTCTAACTACAGAAACGCCCTAAAACACTTAGGCCTATCTAATGCCCAAGACTTAGCTAATAAGGAATATAGTCCCCTGGCCACCACTTACATCATTCTTGTTATGGCGtcaatttctt
Proteins encoded in this region:
- the casc3 gene encoding protein CASC3 isoform X2, which gives rise to MADRRRRRRRVSQDSEEEDESASGSESGRSSSAGRKARGRDPEPVEAPVERVVPKSDCVSECESEDGVGEAVLSDYDSADLEENGSHTEGGEDEEEGEHFSEEEASRPAAEPKPAADPPAEEELEVEEKDEGVKEVKAEKENLSGERQSGDGQESTEDPENKSDSKGSQKLDDDEDRKNPAYIPRRGLFFEHDVRGQTQEEERPKGRHRKLWKDEGRWVHDRFREEEQVPKSREELVAFYGYDIRNGTGPSDGRSYRSRKPRHGSPNREPRRQRDGEKFVRTTWQGPPPGHRNPPQSVTLQSGPPTAPPAGPKPTGRTSAQPPHRSFHNSRGPTASHRTEGRGYPKPSLDGPPPRGSRSQPAEVERGPRLKGRGSHSGRADRSPALLVEDIHSEEEEGEIPLATTTYTAHHYKTERDRVPSPRKQDPGLVAEGQMRESSPPQERTVEKKSYSLVRRATRTRPSDLGKQASLDDSSSTVQQAATAAKGESWQEQSDAGTQGGLSGLDQDLARLSLAGQNWAQSPPSYLQAEMRGIRSSMHMGGGPPQYGNMEDMGVGSGRAKRYSSQRQRPVPEPAPMHIGVMEGHYYEPMSFQGPIYTHGESPGALPPQGMLVQPDMHLPHPTHPGHPGLHPHQSGGPMPNPALYAAPPVSMSPGQPPPQQLLPPPFYPPPGVMTFGNTNYPYPAGATLPPMYPNPQAQVQVYGGVTYYDTVQQQAQPKRSPPRRSSHPVTVRPPPPEFLQF
- the casc3 gene encoding protein CASC3 isoform X1 is translated as MADRRRRRRRVSQDSEEEDESASGSESGRSSSAGRKARGRDPEPVEAPVERVVPKSDCVSECESEDGVGEAVLSDYDSADLEENGSHTEGGEDEEEGEHFSEEEASRPAAEPKPAADPPAEEELEVEEKDEGVKEVKAEKENLSGERQSGDGQESTEDPENKSDSKGSQKLDDDEDRKNPAYIPRRGLFFEHDVRGQTQEEERPKGRHRKLWKDEGRWVHDRFREEEQVPKSREELVAFYGYDIRNGTGPSDGRSYRSRKPRHGSPNREPRRQRDGEKFVRTTWQGPPPGHRNPPQSVTLQSGPPTAPPAGPKPTGRTSAQPPHRSFHNSRGPTASHRTEGRGYPKPSLDGPPPRGSRSQPAEVERGPRLKGRGSHSGRADRSPALLVEDIHSEEEEGEIPLATTTYTAHHYKTERDRVPSPRKQDPGLVAEGQMRESSPPQERTVEKKSYSLVRRATRTRPSDLGKQASLDDSSSTVQQAATAAKGESWQEQSDAGTQGGLSGLDQDLARLSLAGQNWAQSPPSYLQAEMRGIRSSMHMGGGPPQYGNMEDMGVGSGRAKRYSSQRQRPVPEPAPMHIGVMEGHYYEPMSFQGPIYTHGESPGALPPQGMLVQPDMHLPHPTHPGHPGLHPHQSGGPMPNPALYAAPPVSMSPGQPPPQQLLPPPFYPPPGVMTFGNTNYPYPAGATLPPMYPNPQAQVQVYGGVTYYDTVQQQAQPKRSPPRRSSHPVTVRPPPPEDRNRKPAEEIHS